One Lampris incognitus isolate fLamInc1 chromosome 14, fLamInc1.hap2, whole genome shotgun sequence DNA window includes the following coding sequences:
- the LOC130124458 gene encoding collagen alpha-2(IV) chain-like, producing MFYILVQVLLATLVNLVHREENVTLQRPDPLEIQDMKALKDEQVTEVSWVPGVLKDSKAQSVTLAKMVAKEIEAYLETRVSAAVTKYCTEGIKGLPGDSVVRPPTLGTLGSKGPPGSPGPVGYPGNLGPPGTPGPKGEKGPSGPRGTPGRPGSPGRDGHVGDPGDAGQRGFVGPQGSPGLPGEPGEAGGRPVVNAGFLLVIHSQSVDVPECPKESTRLWVGYSLVYLEGQEKAHTQDLGQAGSCLPVFSTMPFSYCNTGACHYSSRNDKSYWLSTTAPIPMMPFSGQEIISHVSRCVVCETLSPAVAVHSQHYTAPQCPPGWRSLWTGYSFLMHTGAGDEGGGQSLTSSGSCLRDFRTHPFIECQGARGTCQYFANLYSFWLTTVNQPEQFLTPQPGTIKAAEQQRQRASRCHVCTRQR from the exons ATGTTTTATATCCTCGTTCAGGTCCTCCTGGCCACCCTGGTGAACCTGGTTCACCGGGAAGAGAATGTGACTCTGCAAAGACCGGACCCACTGGAGATTCAGGATATGAAGGCCCTCAAGGACgagcag GTGACAGAGGTGTCATGGGTCCCAGGGGTCCTCAAGGATTCAAAGGCCCAGTCGGTGACCCTGGCCAAAATGGTTGCAAAGGAGATAGAGGCATACCTGGAGACAAGGGTGAGTGCTGCTGTAACCAAGTATTGCACCGAAG GCATCAAAGGTCTGCCTGGTGATTCTGTAGTACGGCCCCCAACACTCGGCACCCTTGGATCCAAGGGGCCACCTGGTAGCCCGGGACCAGTAGGTTATCCTGGCAATTTGGGTCCTCCAGGAACTCCAGGACCTAAAG GTGAAAAGGGTCCTTCGGGACCAAGAGGCACCCCAGGGAGGCCAGGTTCTCCGGGTCGCGATGGTCATGTTGGAGACCCAGGAGATGCTGGTCAAAGAGGATTTGTTGGACCTCAAG GTTCCCCAGGTCTGCCCGGTGAGCCAGGTGAGGCAGGTGGACGGCCGGTAGTGAACGCGGGCTTCCTGTTGGTCATCCACAGCCAGTCGGTGGACGTGCCAGAGTGTCCCAAAGAGTCCACCAGGCTCTGGGTGGGCTATAGTTTGGTCTACCTGGAGGGGCAGGAGAAGGCTCACACACAGGACCTGG GTCAAGCTGGCTCCTGCCTGCCCGTTTTCTCCACAATGCCTTTCTCCTACTGCAACACAGGAGCGTGTCACTACTCCAGCCGCAATGACAAGTCCTACTGGCTCTCCACCACGGCACCGATACCCATGATGCCCTTCTCAGGGCAGGAGATTATTTCCCACGTCAGCcgttgtgtggtgtgtgagacATTGTCGCCCGCGGTGGCCGTTCACAGCCAACACTACACAGCTCCGCAATGTCCGCCAGGCTGGAGGAGCCTCTGGACAGGGTACTCCTTCCTCATG CACACGGGGGCAGGCGACGAGGGGGGAGGCCAGTCTCTGACCTCCTCGGGAAGCTGCCTCAGAGATTTCCGAACTCACCCCTTCATAGAATGCCAGGGTGCACGGGGGACCTGCCAGTACTTTGCCAACCTTTATAGTTTCTGGTTAACGACTGTGAACCAGCCGGAGCAGTTCCTCACCCCGCAGCCCGGCACCATCAAAGCGGCGGAGCAACAGCGGCAGAGGGCCAGCCGCTGTCACGTTTGCACGAGACAACGCTAA